The following proteins are co-located in the Apis mellifera strain DH4 linkage group LG9, Amel_HAv3.1, whole genome shotgun sequence genome:
- the LOC409000 gene encoding cell adhesion molecule 2 isoform X2 has product MDNMDRHGGQGRPRNQMLDPPNMKLKVEPTFDYSQNTNVTALIGKTAYLTCRVRNLGDKSVSWVRHRDIHILTAGAYTYTSDQRFQALHRQNTGQNSEWSEWTLCIKWAQERDQGLYECQISTIPVKSHQFRLNVVIPTATILGGPDLYVGAGSTINLTCAIHFSSEPPAYIFWYYNEHVLSYDSPRGGVSVITEKGGDVTTSWLLIQTAQPSDSGEYSCKPSNANTASIKVHVLNGERPEAMQTGTAGPILSSSCLLVSLIILYISSSV; this is encoded by the exons ATGGACAACATGGATCGACACGGTGGTCAGGGTAGACCGCGGAACCAGATGCTCGATCCGCCCAACATGAAACTGAAGGTGGAGCCTACGTTCGACTACTCGCAGAACACGAACGTGACAGCGCTGATAGGGAAGACCGCTTATCTCACGTGTAGGGTTCGCAACTTGGGCGACAAAAGC GTATCCTGGGTGAGGCACAGGGATATTCACATTTTAACGGCGGGGGCGTATACCTACACGAGCGATCAGCGATTCCAAGCGCTTCACAGACAAAATACAGGCCAAAATAGCGAGTGGTCTGAATGGACTCTTTGCATAAAATGGGCGCAGGAGAGAGACCAGGGACTCTACGAATGTCAGATCTCCACCATCCCCGTCAAGTCGCATCAATTCCGCTTGAACGTTGTCA TACCGACAGCGACGATACTCGGTGGGCCGGATCTGTACGTTGGCGCGGGAAGCACGATAAATTTGACGTGCGCCATACACTTCAGCTCGGAGCCACCAGCTTACATCTTTTGGTACTACAACGAGCATGTTTTGAGCTACGACAGTCCCAGGGGCGGTGTCTCGGTGATAACCGAGAAGGGTGGCGACGTCACCACGTCTTGGCTCCTTATCCAGACGGCGCAACCCTCCGACTCCGGGGAGTACAGCTGCAAACCGAGCAACGCCAATACGGCGTCCATCAAAGTTCATGTCCTAAATG GCGAGCGACCAGAAGCGATGCAGACCGGAACGGCGGGACCTATTTTATCCTCGAGCTGTCTTTTGGTGTCTCTGATCATTTTGTACATATCCTCCTCGGTGTAA
- the LOC409000 gene encoding cell adhesion molecule 2 isoform X1 → MALRWQARLSIAAILFMCTEDTLSLGDRTMDNMDRHGGQGRPRNQMLDPPNMKLKVEPTFDYSQNTNVTALIGKTAYLTCRVRNLGDKSVSWVRHRDIHILTAGAYTYTSDQRFQALHRQNTGQNSEWSEWTLCIKWAQERDQGLYECQISTIPVKSHQFRLNVVIPTATILGGPDLYVGAGSTINLTCAIHFSSEPPAYIFWYYNEHVLSYDSPRGGVSVITEKGGDVTTSWLLIQTAQPSDSGEYSCKPSNANTASIKVHVLNGERPEAMQTGTAGPILSSSCLLVSLIILYISSSV, encoded by the exons ATACGCTGAGCTTAGGAGATCGCACGATGGACAACATGGATCGACACGGTGGTCAGGGTAGACCGCGGAACCAGATGCTCGATCCGCCCAACATGAAACTGAAGGTGGAGCCTACGTTCGACTACTCGCAGAACACGAACGTGACAGCGCTGATAGGGAAGACCGCTTATCTCACGTGTAGGGTTCGCAACTTGGGCGACAAAAGC GTATCCTGGGTGAGGCACAGGGATATTCACATTTTAACGGCGGGGGCGTATACCTACACGAGCGATCAGCGATTCCAAGCGCTTCACAGACAAAATACAGGCCAAAATAGCGAGTGGTCTGAATGGACTCTTTGCATAAAATGGGCGCAGGAGAGAGACCAGGGACTCTACGAATGTCAGATCTCCACCATCCCCGTCAAGTCGCATCAATTCCGCTTGAACGTTGTCA TACCGACAGCGACGATACTCGGTGGGCCGGATCTGTACGTTGGCGCGGGAAGCACGATAAATTTGACGTGCGCCATACACTTCAGCTCGGAGCCACCAGCTTACATCTTTTGGTACTACAACGAGCATGTTTTGAGCTACGACAGTCCCAGGGGCGGTGTCTCGGTGATAACCGAGAAGGGTGGCGACGTCACCACGTCTTGGCTCCTTATCCAGACGGCGCAACCCTCCGACTCCGGGGAGTACAGCTGCAAACCGAGCAACGCCAATACGGCGTCCATCAAAGTTCATGTCCTAAATG GCGAGCGACCAGAAGCGATGCAGACCGGAACGGCGGGACCTATTTTATCCTCGAGCTGTCTTTTGGTGTCTCTGATCATTTTGTACATATCCTCCTCGGTGTAA